From Xylanibacter oryzae DSM 17970, a single genomic window includes:
- a CDS encoding acyltransferase — MTKIKNEYFLKKYSEIDDTSICRKINIRLDNPKEGLKYLKIGADCIIQGNFIFESEQGSVIIGNHSYIGNSTFISRSSIVVGNNVTIAWGCTIYDHDSHSLSYLKRRTDISDELYDIRHGENFIKNKDWGDVATEPIVINDDSWIGMNCIILKGVVIGKGSIIGAGSVVTHDVPDFCVAAGNPAKVVKQLNK; from the coding sequence ATGACAAAAATAAAAAATGAATATTTTTTAAAAAAATACAGTGAAATAGATGATACAAGTATTTGTAGAAAAATAAATATTAGACTTGATAACCCTAAAGAAGGACTTAAGTACCTAAAAATAGGTGCAGATTGCATAATTCAAGGTAATTTTATTTTTGAATCAGAACAAGGAAGTGTAATTATAGGGAATCATTCTTATATTGGGAATAGTACATTTATAAGTAGATCCTCTATTGTAGTAGGCAATAATGTAACAATAGCATGGGGTTGTACTATTTATGATCATGACTCTCATTCTTTGAGTTATTTGAAAAGAAGAACAGATATTTCAGATGAACTTTATGATATAAGGCATGGCGAGAATTTTATTAAAAATAAAGATTGGGGAGATGTCGCTACAGAACCAATTGTTATTAATGATGATTCTTGGATAGGAATGAATTGCATTATACTCAAAGGCGTTGTAATTGGAAAGGGTTCCATAATAGGTGCTGGAAGTGTAGTTACTCACGATGTACCTGACTTTTGTGTTGCAGCAGGAAATCCAGCTAAAGTAGTAAAACAATTAAATAAATAA
- a CDS encoding lipopolysaccharide biosynthesis protein, giving the protein MDINSNNKRIAKNTLFLYMRMIYTLLVCLYTSRVVLKVLGFVDYGLFNVIGGFVLIFASVNTAMSVASSRFLAYEIGKKEKGNLDKVFNTAIFIHFLIAVLLLFLCETIGYWFLLNKMNIPPDRIFACKWVYHCSVFGLLLSVLTVPFTSLIIAEEKMSAFAYLSILDVSIKLLIVYSIQYITYDRLIVYSILLLVIYIMDFGLYRFYIKKKFPTCHIQFMYDKYTFNRMIKFSLWAMFGNLSALGATQGVNVLLNMFGGPVLNAARGIAVQVQTAVQQFASNFQMALNPQIIKNYADNEYARMYNLMIKSSKYTFLLMYILSFPIIINTSFILNLWLGKSPQNTIEFIRIILVTSIITSMTNSLGVGIEASGNLKKFMSIVCTVTLLILPVSYVFLYLGMPPITTFYVALILESINYFIKLFLVHKILGMPCMDYIKKVLLTSSYIVLFSVILYFVIHRHNITTIYSFIQESLYFVIIIGLVEFFIGLNSNERKMILDFCLKAFKRHDNNI; this is encoded by the coding sequence ATGGATATTAATAGTAATAATAAACGAATAGCAAAGAACACCCTCTTTTTGTATATGCGTATGATTTATACGTTATTGGTTTGTCTTTATACAAGTCGCGTAGTGCTTAAAGTTCTTGGCTTTGTTGATTATGGCTTATTTAATGTTATTGGTGGCTTTGTGCTGATTTTTGCCTCAGTTAATACGGCTATGTCTGTTGCTAGTTCTAGATTCTTAGCATATGAAATAGGGAAGAAAGAAAAAGGTAATCTTGATAAGGTATTTAATACAGCGATTTTTATACATTTTTTAATAGCAGTATTACTTTTGTTTTTGTGTGAAACAATCGGATATTGGTTTTTATTAAATAAAATGAATATTCCTCCAGATCGTATTTTTGCTTGTAAATGGGTGTATCACTGTTCCGTTTTTGGATTGTTATTAAGTGTGTTGACTGTTCCTTTTACATCTCTGATTATAGCAGAAGAAAAAATGTCAGCATTTGCATATCTATCAATTCTTGATGTTAGTATTAAATTATTGATAGTTTACAGTATTCAATATATAACATATGATCGTCTAATAGTTTACTCTATATTATTACTTGTTATATATATAATGGATTTCGGACTTTATAGATTTTATATTAAAAAAAAATTCCCAACTTGCCATATTCAATTTATGTATGATAAATATACATTTAATAGAATGATTAAATTTTCGTTGTGGGCTATGTTTGGAAATCTTTCAGCGCTAGGAGCTACCCAAGGAGTCAATGTATTACTTAATATGTTTGGAGGTCCAGTACTTAATGCTGCAAGAGGCATTGCGGTTCAAGTTCAGACAGCAGTTCAGCAATTCGCTTCAAATTTCCAGATGGCATTAAATCCTCAGATAATTAAAAATTATGCAGATAATGAATATGCAAGGATGTACAATTTGATGATTAAAAGTTCAAAGTATACATTCTTGTTAATGTACATATTGTCTTTTCCTATTATAATTAATACAAGTTTTATATTAAATTTGTGGCTTGGTAAATCACCACAGAATACTATTGAATTTATAAGAATAATTCTAGTCACATCTATAATAACGTCAATGACAAATTCCTTAGGCGTTGGAATTGAAGCTTCTGGCAACCTAAAAAAGTTTATGTCGATTGTATGTACAGTAACATTGTTGATACTTCCTGTTTCATATGTATTCTTATATCTTGGTATGCCCCCAATAACTACTTTTTATGTTGCATTAATATTAGAAAGTATTAATTATTTCATTAAATTATTTTTAGTACATAAAATATTAGGGATGCCTTGCATGGATTACATAAAGAAGGTTTTATTAACTTCCTCATATATAGTTTTATTTAGCGTTATACTTTATTTTGTGATTCACCGACATAATATTACGACTATATATTCATTTATCCAAGAATCTTTATATTTTGTTATTATAATTGGTCTTGTGGAATTTTTTATAGGATTGAACTCGAATGAAAGAAAAATGATTCTGGATTTTTGTTTAAAAGCGTTTAAAAGGCATGATAATAATATATGA
- a CDS encoding HAD-IIIC family phosphatase, which yields MLTFQQLKKKLKQNNSELPIIKLAIVGDTSTQFLATAIKGMGIDREFNIEMFEAEYNQVELQFMDHNSQLYQFNADYIIVFQSTHKLNEKYSLLQNTELVNLAEERLSFVRYICSNTDSKIIYYNYPEIDDSVFGSYANKVTSSFTYQVRKLNYELMRLSQEVHNLFICDLCAIQNKFGRNIMFDSTIYISTEMILSLDILPYVASRTMDIVSAAQGKIKKCLILDLDNTLWGGIIGDDGMEGIQLGHGLGIGKVFTEFQMWVKKLKDRGIIICVCSKNDEDIAKKPFEKHPDMILNLDDISVFIANWETKVDNIIRIQKILNISFDSMVFIDDNPFERNMVKENIIGITVPNLPEDPAEYLEYIYSLNLFETTSYSTADKNRTKQYQLQAERDIYSKSFDNEKDFLISLNMVSKIEGFNKFNIPRIAQLSQRSNQFNLRTVRYAETDIEDLAMEKDTICISFTLKDKFGDNGLVSVVIMKKLNDDTLFIDTWFMSCRVLNRGMENFTLNTIVSIAEGKGYKKIVGEYLSTTKNRMVKELYTNLGFSIYQSNRYILDISKYVKRDCYINIENNI from the coding sequence ATGCTTACTTTTCAGCAATTAAAGAAAAAATTGAAACAAAACAATTCTGAATTACCTATTATTAAGTTGGCTATAGTAGGTGATACCTCTACTCAATTCTTAGCAACAGCTATAAAAGGAATGGGAATAGATCGAGAATTTAATATAGAAATGTTTGAAGCTGAATATAATCAAGTTGAACTGCAATTTATGGATCATAACAGCCAACTTTATCAGTTTAATGCAGACTATATTATTGTATTTCAATCAACCCATAAATTGAATGAAAAATATAGTTTGTTGCAAAACACAGAACTAGTTAATTTAGCAGAAGAACGTTTATCTTTCGTAAGGTATATATGTAGTAATACAGATTCGAAAATAATATATTATAATTATCCGGAAATAGACGATTCTGTATTTGGTAGTTATGCAAATAAAGTTACATCTTCATTTACATATCAAGTGCGTAAATTAAATTATGAGCTTATGCGGTTATCCCAAGAAGTACATAATCTTTTTATCTGTGATCTGTGTGCCATACAAAATAAGTTTGGACGAAATATAATGTTTGATTCGACCATATATATTAGCACAGAAATGATACTGTCACTAGACATATTACCATATGTGGCTTCAAGAACTATGGATATAGTCTCAGCAGCACAAGGCAAAATAAAAAAATGTCTTATTCTAGATTTAGATAATACATTATGGGGAGGTATTATCGGGGATGATGGTATGGAAGGCATTCAGTTAGGCCATGGTTTGGGAATAGGCAAGGTTTTTACTGAATTCCAAATGTGGGTAAAAAAACTTAAGGATCGTGGAATAATTATTTGTGTATGTAGTAAAAATGATGAAGACATTGCAAAAAAACCATTTGAAAAACATCCTGATATGATCCTTAATCTAGATGATATTTCAGTTTTTATTGCGAATTGGGAAACAAAAGTTGATAATATTATAAGAATACAAAAAATACTTAATATAAGCTTTGATTCTATGGTATTTATTGATGATAACCCCTTTGAACGGAATATGGTAAAGGAGAATATAATAGGAATAACCGTCCCCAATTTACCAGAAGACCCAGCAGAATACTTAGAATATATTTATTCTCTGAATTTATTTGAAACTACATCTTACAGCACCGCCGATAAAAATCGAACAAAGCAATATCAATTACAGGCAGAGAGAGATATATATTCAAAATCATTCGATAATGAAAAAGATTTTTTGATATCATTGAATATGGTTTCAAAAATAGAAGGATTTAATAAGTTTAATATTCCTAGAATAGCGCAATTATCTCAACGAAGCAATCAATTTAATCTAAGAACTGTAAGATATGCAGAGACTGATATTGAAGATTTGGCTATGGAAAAAGATACAATTTGCATCAGTTTTACTTTAAAAGATAAATTTGGTGACAATGGGCTTGTATCTGTTGTTATAATGAAAAAACTAAATGATGATACGTTATTTATTGATACATGGTTTATGAGTTGCCGAGTTCTGAATAGAGGTATGGAAAACTTTACGTTAAATACAATAGTATCAATAGCGGAGGGAAAAGGCTATAAAAAAATTGTAGGCGAATATTTATCTACTACCAAAAATAGAATGGTAAAAGAACTTTATACTAATTTAGGATTCTCAATATATCAATCTAATAGATATATTTTGGATATCTCTAAATATGTAAAGAGAGATTGTTATATAAATATTGAAAACAATATATAA
- a CDS encoding polysaccharide pyruvyl transferase family protein, producing the protein MKVYILSLPLHTNIGGILQTFALQKTLQNLGYDTYVIKRNLYGFGFKAAILRIRDKINDKIFNNIKIDKNSIFRHITGDLFAQSYYIRPFIRNNIKELYINDLKQYQWKDSDAIIVGSDQVWRMNFFNPILDAYLNFLGKSKIRRIAYAVSFGSSEINYPSDLILKCKPLLKNFSAISVREDTSIRVCKEVFSINSSLVLDPTMLLDICEYKKIASSILNKEKSFLFSYILDSSISIKEMLYNICNELKLSNIDFRNGDYIKPSVECFLANYLNCEYVVTDSFHGTVFALLFHKKFVSIANYNRGIDRFKSLLSLVGLSNRLIDSNKIEDVMYILKDDINWDDVDRKIMSLKINSIKLLKENL; encoded by the coding sequence ATGAAAGTTTATATATTATCTTTACCATTACATACGAATATTGGAGGTATTCTTCAAACTTTTGCTTTGCAGAAGACACTTCAAAACTTAGGGTATGATACTTATGTAATAAAAAGAAATTTATATGGTTTTGGATTCAAGGCTGCCATATTAAGAATACGTGATAAAATAAATGATAAAATTTTTAATAATATTAAAATTGACAAGAACTCTATTTTCCGTCATATAACAGGAGATTTATTTGCACAGTCTTATTATATAAGGCCTTTTATCAGAAATAATATTAAGGAGTTATATATTAATGATTTGAAACAATATCAATGGAAGGATTCAGATGCAATAATTGTTGGCAGTGATCAAGTTTGGCGGATGAATTTTTTTAATCCGATTCTTGATGCCTATCTTAATTTTTTAGGTAAATCAAAAATTCGAAGAATAGCATATGCTGTATCTTTTGGAAGCTCTGAAATAAATTATCCTAGCGACCTAATATTAAAATGTAAGCCTTTATTGAAGAACTTTTCTGCTATTTCTGTAAGAGAAGATACTTCTATACGGGTATGTAAAGAGGTCTTTTCGATTAATTCTAGTTTAGTTCTTGATCCTACAATGTTACTAGATATATGTGAGTATAAGAAAATAGCATCTTCAATATTGAATAAAGAAAAATCATTCTTATTTTCTTATATACTTGATAGTAGTATTAGTATAAAAGAAATGTTATATAATATCTGTAATGAATTAAAATTATCAAATATCGATTTTAGAAATGGAGATTATATTAAACCATCTGTTGAATGTTTTTTGGCTAATTATTTAAATTGTGAATATGTTGTAACTGATTCTTTTCATGGAACAGTGTTCGCATTGCTTTTTCATAAAAAATTTGTATCTATTGCAAATTATAATAGGGGTATAGACCGTTTTAAATCACTATTAAGTTTAGTTGGGTTAAGTAATAGATTAATAGACTCTAATAAGATAGAAGATGTGATGTATATCCTGAAAGATGATATAAACTGGGATGACGTTGATAGAAAAATTATGTCATTGAAGATAAACTCAATTAAACTATTAAAAGAAAATCTATAA
- a CDS encoding glycosyltransferase family 2 protein, which produces MITVIIPLFNKEATIGRAIESIIKQTIKDWELIIVDDGSTDNSANAVNKYISDERISYHYKENAGVSNARNFGLKLANGEWVIFIDADDYFLPCAFQILLGTVKKFGTMISTANFYVEKNKVRNKYSKCKKERISKNNFRDCFWRQISPRAGSTLIKTSIAKTFPYNESLYRYEDGENLCFLMRKYKIANSPVPVMVYSLDSLSLSKSLFDIKKDFISVMIFEKKNFWEKVWLGELLIQGLILYKAERAFLIKKYLIYLWILPITKVLMLVRKLHFFIEKIFKA; this is translated from the coding sequence ATGATAACTGTTATTATTCCTCTTTTTAATAAAGAAGCCACGATTGGCCGAGCTATTGAGTCTATAATTAAGCAAACTATAAAAGATTGGGAGCTAATAATTGTTGATGATGGGTCTACTGATAATAGTGCAAATGCTGTAAATAAATATATTTCTGATGAAAGAATTTCTTATCATTATAAAGAGAACGCAGGCGTTTCTAATGCGAGGAATTTCGGCCTAAAATTAGCTAATGGGGAATGGGTTATATTTATTGATGCGGATGATTATTTTTTGCCCTGTGCATTTCAAATTTTATTAGGGACGGTTAAAAAGTTTGGGACCATGATTTCAACAGCAAACTTTTATGTTGAAAAAAATAAAGTACGTAATAAATATTCCAAATGTAAAAAAGAGCGTATTTCTAAAAATAATTTTAGAGATTGTTTTTGGAGACAAATCTCGCCTAGAGCTGGATCTACTTTGATAAAAACTTCTATAGCTAAAACATTTCCATATAATGAGAGTTTATATCGATATGAAGATGGGGAAAATCTCTGTTTTTTGATGCGAAAATATAAGATCGCAAATAGCCCAGTTCCTGTAATGGTATATTCTTTGGACTCTCTTTCTTTGAGTAAGTCATTATTTGATATAAAAAAAGATTTTATATCAGTAATGATTTTTGAGAAGAAAAATTTTTGGGAAAAAGTTTGGTTAGGCGAATTGCTGATACAAGGATTAATTTTGTATAAAGCAGAGAGAGCTTTTTTAATAAAAAAGTATCTGATTTATTTATGGATTCTACCAATTACAAAGGTGCTAATGCTTGTGAGAAAATTACATTTCTTTATAGAAAAGATTTTCAAAGCATAG
- a CDS encoding Coenzyme F420 hydrogenase/dehydrogenase, beta subunit C-terminal domain, translated as MIDIKRKEDCVGCGACIDICNKNAIEFITDIEGFWYPKVDTNKCVNCGMCEAVCPIINSKKINSTNTDKPIAYAAYNLNREIQFESTTGGLFSALAQKMLDQGGYIAGAIWTKNHMVEHIVSNKHDDLNLIRGSKYLQSNTTGLYKKISKLLSLGENVLVCGCPCQMAALRSFLKYKNFDNLIIVDFICCSINSPKLFRKYLDSLENEYGSKILKYHPKNKEYGGWHNFAFKATFENGNIYVKNTIDDDFTRCFIGTHIAGRPCCYECKFKMIPRVADITIADFWGIENVDPVMDNKYGTSLVIANNTKGRNFFFSIRDVICEKEESLEKATAFNQHLIKSLSPSLINRKKFYLSLDRNGFRYVMDKYGYINNKWYKKIISKITNRF; from the coding sequence ATGATTGATATCAAAAGAAAAGAAGATTGCGTAGGTTGTGGGGCCTGCATTGATATTTGTAATAAAAATGCGATAGAGTTTATTACCGATATTGAAGGATTTTGGTATCCCAAGGTTGATACAAATAAATGTGTTAATTGTGGAATGTGCGAAGCCGTTTGTCCTATAATAAATTCAAAAAAAATAAATAGTACAAACACGGATAAGCCCATAGCATATGCAGCTTATAATTTAAATCGTGAGATTCAATTTGAAAGTACGACAGGAGGGCTTTTTTCAGCTTTGGCACAAAAGATGCTTGACCAAGGAGGTTATATAGCAGGGGCTATATGGACGAAAAATCATATGGTTGAGCATATTGTTTCTAATAAACATGATGACTTGAACTTAATTAGGGGCTCAAAATATCTACAGAGTAATACTACAGGACTATATAAAAAAATCTCAAAATTGCTTTCTTTAGGAGAAAATGTTCTAGTATGTGGTTGCCCATGCCAAATGGCAGCTCTTAGAAGTTTTCTAAAGTATAAAAATTTTGATAATTTAATTATAGTTGATTTTATTTGTTGCAGTATAAACTCACCCAAATTATTTCGTAAGTATTTGGATTCTTTGGAAAATGAGTATGGCTCAAAAATACTAAAATATCATCCAAAAAATAAAGAATATGGAGGTTGGCATAATTTTGCATTCAAGGCTACTTTCGAAAATGGAAATATTTATGTAAAAAATACAATTGATGATGATTTTACGAGATGTTTTATAGGCACGCATATCGCAGGAAGACCTTGTTGTTACGAATGTAAATTTAAAATGATACCACGAGTTGCAGATATTACAATAGCTGATTTTTGGGGTATAGAAAATGTTGACCCTGTTATGGATAATAAATATGGTACATCACTTGTTATTGCCAATAACACAAAAGGTAGAAATTTCTTTTTTTCTATCCGTGATGTTATATGTGAAAAAGAGGAATCATTAGAAAAAGCGACAGCATTTAATCAACATCTAATAAAATCATTATCACCTTCATTGATCAATCGAAAAAAGTTCTATTTATCATTGGATAGAAATGGATTTCGTTATGTTATGGATAAGTATGGCTACATAAATAACAAATGGTATAAAAAAATTATTAGTAAAATAACTAATAGATTCTAA
- a CDS encoding NAD(P)H-dependent flavin oxidoreductase, with protein sequence MKNLSIGDLKIRIPIIQGGMGVGISLSGLASAVANEGGVGVISCAGLGLLYNNLSTNFSEACILGLKEELKTAREKIKETQQKAKGIIGVNIMVAMSNFADMVKTSISEKVDIIFSGAGLPLNLPEFLEKGSKTKLVPIVSSARALGIICERWHSLYNYLPDAVVVEGPKAGGHLGYKENQIFDEHYSLEEILPQVVSETAIYEEKYHKKIPVIAAGGIYTGSDICKMMDLGASGVQLGTRFVTTDECDASMEFKQQYLNAKEEDIEIIKSPVGMPGRAISGFFLSQVKEGIKQPKYCPFHCIKTCDISKSPYCIMLALYNAFKGNFQNGFAFSGANAYRSNRIMSVKNTISELMTEWKEKELSLKKK encoded by the coding sequence ATGAAAAATTTATCTATCGGAGATTTAAAAATACGAATTCCCATCATTCAAGGTGGAATGGGCGTAGGAATCTCTTTATCCGGCTTAGCCTCGGCCGTTGCAAACGAAGGAGGCGTTGGTGTGATTTCATGTGCCGGTCTAGGACTTTTGTATAATAACTTATCGACTAATTTTAGCGAAGCATGCATTTTAGGACTTAAAGAAGAACTGAAAACCGCTCGTGAAAAGATAAAAGAAACACAACAAAAAGCGAAAGGCATTATTGGAGTCAATATTATGGTCGCTATGTCAAACTTTGCCGATATGGTGAAAACGTCCATATCTGAAAAAGTTGATATCATTTTCAGTGGAGCCGGACTTCCGCTCAACTTGCCGGAATTCCTGGAGAAAGGGAGCAAGACGAAACTGGTACCTATCGTTTCATCAGCTCGTGCTTTGGGCATTATTTGTGAAAGATGGCACAGCCTGTACAATTACCTTCCGGATGCCGTAGTAGTGGAAGGACCAAAGGCCGGAGGACATCTGGGCTACAAAGAAAATCAAATCTTCGACGAACACTATTCGTTAGAAGAAATCTTGCCTCAGGTAGTAAGCGAAACCGCTATCTACGAAGAGAAGTATCACAAAAAGATTCCTGTCATTGCAGCGGGCGGCATCTATACCGGATCAGATATATGCAAGATGATGGATTTGGGTGCTTCGGGAGTGCAATTGGGCACTCGGTTCGTAACGACAGACGAATGCGATGCTTCGATGGAATTCAAACAACAATATCTGAATGCAAAAGAAGAAGATATTGAGATAATTAAAAGTCCGGTTGGAATGCCCGGCCGTGCAATCAGCGGTTTCTTTCTAAGCCAAGTGAAAGAAGGCATCAAACAACCCAAGTATTGTCCTTTCCACTGCATCAAAACCTGCGATATTTCCAAGAGCCCCTATTGTATTATGCTGGCTCTCTATAACGCCTTTAAAGGAAATTTTCAAAACGGATTTGCTTTTTCCGGTGCCAATGCTTATCGTAGCAACCGAATAATGAGTGTAAAGAATACGATTTCCGAATTAATGACTGAATGGAAAGAGAAAGAACTTTCTCTCAAAAAGAAATAA
- a CDS encoding alpha-1,2-fucosyltransferase has product MKNNFHIYVMFPDPEFENFDNLKKIGNVHIVFNYYKIKIPIFRKLFKFIFNALLNSIIAKNIYNMLAKKYPDNFISGWNSITSFNTQMSEIERIKMLEYYRPNIDVIKRCRILFSKIVKDADIILGVHIRRGDYKYYLDGRYYYSVEEYIDYMRRLIFLFPQKRVSFFISTNEKNIEIPSDVNFFINNNATVVDDLYCLSLCDYIVGPPSSFSRFSSYIGQVPIHQIKNMNEEISIGDFFINNNYLND; this is encoded by the coding sequence ATGAAAAATAATTTTCATATTTATGTTATGTTCCCTGATCCGGAATTTGAAAATTTTGATAATCTCAAAAAAATAGGAAATGTACATATTGTATTCAATTATTATAAGATAAAAATACCAATATTTAGAAAACTATTTAAGTTCATATTTAATGCTTTATTAAATAGTATTATAGCAAAAAATATATATAATATGCTAGCAAAAAAATATCCTGATAATTTTATTAGCGGTTGGAATTCTATAACATCTTTCAATACTCAAATGAGTGAGATAGAACGCATAAAAATGTTGGAATATTATAGACCTAATATAGATGTCATTAAAAGATGTCGAATTTTATTTTCTAAAATAGTTAAAGATGCGGATATTATATTGGGGGTTCATATTCGTCGTGGGGATTATAAATATTATTTAGATGGAAGGTACTATTATTCCGTAGAAGAATATATTGATTATATGAGGCGCCTAATTTTCTTGTTCCCACAAAAGCGTGTATCATTTTTTATTTCGACTAATGAGAAAAATATTGAAATTCCTTCTGATGTCAATTTTTTTATTAATAACAATGCAACAGTTGTAGATGATTTGTATTGTCTTTCTTTATGTGATTATATAGTTGGTCCCCCTTCAAGTTTTTCACGTTTTTCTTCTTATATAGGGCAGGTCCCAATTCATCAAATTAAAAACATGAATGAAGAAATTAGTATAGGAGATTTTTTTATAAATAATAATTATTTGAACGATTAA
- a CDS encoding acyltransferase → MDKYSCLDINGGSIFSGCDIQVFANAHLSIGKCSMNRNVQILCMNEITIGDGCLISRDVVIRDNDGGHSILSDSYKKTSPVHIGNHVWIGQGAIIMKGVTIGDGAIIGAKSFVATNVKPNSLVMCDPSRTFAKDQEWKDN, encoded by the coding sequence ATGGATAAATATTCATGCTTAGATATAAATGGAGGATCCATATTTAGTGGGTGTGATATTCAAGTTTTTGCTAATGCGCATTTGAGTATTGGTAAATGTTCTATGAATCGTAATGTCCAGATTTTATGTATGAATGAAATTACTATTGGTGATGGTTGTCTTATATCTAGAGATGTAGTAATAAGAGATAATGATGGCGGACATTCCATATTATCAGATAGTTATAAAAAAACATCACCTGTGCACATAGGAAATCATGTATGGATAGGACAGGGCGCTATTATAATGAAAGGGGTAACAATAGGAGATGGAGCTATAATAGGAGCTAAATCATTTGTTGCAACAAATGTAAAGCCAAATTCTTTAGTTATGTGTGATCCATCAAGGACATTCGCAAAAGATCAAGAATGGAAAGACAATTAA
- a CDS encoding aldo/keto reductase family protein — protein MDKLVKLSNGVEMPIVGFGTYSIFGESLRNSLLSALDNGCFLFDTAHCYSNEEDLGDNFNFIFNNTKYKRKDVFITTKIGDKLDNNGFPIGAYFYNSASCINRNHREVVFKQANESLKKLRTDYIDLLLMHWPYNDCLEEIWDSLECLLKSGKVRSIGLSNCKERHIKKILQVCNVKPMVNQIFVSPINIQRKTIEYCNSNKIKVESYSPLMCLRSDFNIVSSNIVSSICEKYGKTPAQVILRWNIQKGVIPIPRSMRPSRIESNYQIFDFELSLNEINSIDDFNVNYQYLPESLYCPGY, from the coding sequence ATGGATAAACTTGTCAAACTTTCAAATGGGGTAGAAATGCCAATTGTCGGATTTGGAACATATTCTATTTTTGGAGAGTCACTACGTAATTCACTTCTATCAGCTTTAGATAATGGTTGTTTCCTATTTGATACAGCTCATTGTTATTCTAATGAAGAAGATTTGGGCGATAATTTCAATTTTATTTTCAATAATACAAAATATAAAAGAAAAGATGTATTCATTACTACTAAAATAGGCGACAAACTTGATAATAATGGGTTTCCTATTGGTGCATATTTCTATAATTCAGCATCATGTATAAATAGAAATCATAGAGAGGTCGTTTTCAAGCAAGCAAATGAATCTTTAAAAAAATTAAGAACTGATTATATTGATTTACTCCTCATGCATTGGCCATATAATGACTGTTTAGAAGAAATCTGGGATTCTTTAGAATGTTTGCTAAAAAGTGGCAAAGTCCGATCTATAGGTTTAAGTAATTGTAAAGAACGGCATATAAAAAAGATATTACAGGTTTGTAACGTAAAACCAATGGTGAATCAAATATTTGTTTCGCCAATAAATATACAGAGAAAAACGATTGAATACTGTAATAGTAATAAGATAAAGGTAGAGTCATATAGTCCATTGATGTGTTTAAGAAGTGATTTTAATATTGTATCTTCTAATATAGTATCTTCTATATGTGAAAAGTATGGAAAAACACCCGCACAAGTTATCCTTAGGTGGAATATCCAAAAAGGTGTTATACCAATACCAAGATCAATGAGACCTTCTAGAATCGAGTCAAATTATCAGATATTTGATTTTGAGTTGTCTCTAAATGAGATAAATTCGATCGATGATTTTAATGTAAATTATCAATACTTGCCAGAATCTCTTTATTGTCCAGGTTATTAA
- a CDS encoding acyl carrier protein: MDKKEILEKVTLIFRDILDNDEIELEYNTTSDNIEEWDSLTNVQLIVAIEKYFNIRFTSIEIVSWKNVGELVDNISKKILA, encoded by the coding sequence ATGGATAAAAAAGAAATTTTAGAAAAAGTAACATTAATTTTTAGAGATATACTTGATAATGATGAAATTGAATTGGAATACAATACAACTTCAGATAATATAGAAGAATGGGATTCTTTAACCAATGTCCAACTTATTGTTGCAATAGAAAAATATTTTAATATACGTTTTACTTCTATTGAAATAGTTTCTTGGAAGAATGTTGGAGAATTGGTTGATAATATTTCAAAAAAGATATTAGCGTGA